One genomic region from Nitrospinota bacterium encodes:
- a CDS encoding YfhL family 4Fe-4S dicluster ferredoxin, translated as MALMINDECVNCGVCEPECPNEAISEGEDTYVIDASKCTECVGAYEDPQCVDVCPVDCIVADPDHQESPEELKAKYEGLHKK; from the coding sequence ATGGCTTTAATGATTAATGATGAATGCGTCAACTGCGGCGTTTGCGAGCCGGAGTGCCCCAACGAGGCCATCAGCGAAGGGGAAGACACATATGTGATCGATGCGTCCAAATGCACCGAGTGCGTGGGCGCCTACGAAGATCCACAGTGTGTGGACGTTTGCCCGGTGGACTGCATCGTGGCCGATCCCGACCATCAGGAGTCGCCCGAAGAGCTGAAAGCCAAATACGAAGGGCTTCACAAGAAATAA
- a CDS encoding exodeoxyribonuclease V subunit gamma: protein MSEKPGLIIYPTAHRLASALRERLSAPGNSALAGGGLMTIGEFEKKLQEEILIPLNIIPPVARSILIMRVVSGFYTKRKGGAFEGSLRFKGFYDTILSFFDELGAGLIQPDDLNAIKGYADGKEDELAGIYQLYRAELGKLGFADTGMARKALVEAVANGEAYGRPTLSRYGSITLRDIYQFTPYRFELFRRIAKTIPVKIVAPTPDDRRKAFGYIVTNMEKYENLGDAEGLLEIEWEEPCEGPLASFSKKLFDLAPPSPEQNTETANCPVTIIKCPGRYREVEEAGLAILKLMAEDGHDYSDYCLVTRDVNAYAPLIEDVFGRYAIPFHFRRGIRLATNPLVISVMSIFKSIESGYERDAVLDIVLSPYFQTFSDIEPSVAKSLALSSKIIDGSTRHWISKLKKGIAKFKEAEREPAERARYAIESLLHRLDDLQSQSRAAPFLDTLAEILHFLKINPEPPDGMPMAERVRFRDYNAHAQLLEILREARLAVESLNAQNAPLGFLALRNLFTEQVESRYVPEPGAANQNRVATLNPHDIVGSRYQVVFALGLTEGEFPAFPQVSSLLNEDERMRFNAIHAEVIKKHDPAIVKGRRVFDRWAEKWQEQSLLFFQTARCAGKRLCLSFSEFELNGEPLLKSQFIEDSLEALYPALSPEDREKHIFHAAARAMDDAYDETPPDEEETTARLIHRLFNPDADHEKLAGILSSFAMDDNRWSKLVTLLGISSIEWERDRYFASSGQSKGVEQITPFNGLLVGCEDIFAQFMERGRERRYTPTDLEKYGQCPFRFFASRALGLEPVEEPAEELDAKSAGNLMHLILENFYSKRIAFGPTPLTGSEDELNNLLESAEEVFRRFEEEDNTGDPAVWRIEIRRTIHLLRHIFRIEAEEQKASGFYPVAVEAPFDIKSRDKRKKLYPPLAFQISKLGERLLCGIIDRIDINRQKNELRVIDYKNSSNKTKYRKLVKREEMGATSFQQPVYMMLAKRFTLGRGHLTGAPKAQGGYRLLKAKALKDSFVMADTADDGVFLNEPGAVNPQESPKTFISILSGVVEKIESGVFPVSPRDCEFCEFPGLCRFTKAFVEEQEEE from the coding sequence ATGTCTGAAAAACCAGGTTTGATAATTTACCCCACGGCTCACCGGCTGGCCTCCGCCCTGAGGGAGCGGTTGAGCGCCCCCGGAAATTCAGCGCTGGCCGGCGGCGGCCTTATGACCATAGGCGAGTTCGAGAAGAAACTTCAGGAAGAGATTCTAATCCCGCTGAACATAATTCCACCTGTGGCCCGCTCCATCCTCATCATGCGCGTCGTATCGGGCTTCTACACCAAGCGTAAAGGTGGCGCGTTCGAAGGCTCTTTAAGGTTCAAAGGTTTTTACGACACAATCCTCTCTTTTTTCGACGAGCTGGGCGCTGGCCTGATTCAACCAGACGACCTGAACGCCATTAAAGGTTATGCGGACGGCAAGGAAGATGAGTTGGCGGGGATTTATCAACTATATCGCGCTGAACTTGGCAAGCTGGGGTTCGCGGACACCGGCATGGCCCGCAAAGCCTTGGTGGAAGCGGTAGCCAACGGCGAGGCGTATGGACGGCCCACCCTTTCGCGCTACGGCTCCATCACATTGAGGGATATTTACCAGTTCACTCCATACCGGTTCGAGCTGTTCCGCCGGATCGCCAAAACCATTCCGGTGAAAATTGTGGCCCCCACGCCCGATGACCGTAGGAAAGCTTTCGGATACATCGTCACCAACATGGAGAAGTACGAAAACCTGGGAGACGCCGAGGGTCTTCTGGAAATCGAGTGGGAAGAGCCATGCGAGGGGCCGCTGGCCTCGTTTTCCAAAAAACTTTTCGATCTGGCCCCGCCATCGCCGGAACAAAACACGGAAACCGCTAACTGCCCCGTAACCATAATCAAATGCCCCGGCCGCTACCGCGAGGTGGAGGAGGCAGGGCTGGCCATTCTAAAGTTAATGGCCGAGGATGGGCATGACTATAGCGATTACTGCCTTGTCACCCGGGATGTGAACGCTTACGCGCCGCTTATAGAAGATGTTTTCGGCAGATACGCCATACCGTTTCATTTCAGGCGGGGTATAAGGTTGGCCACCAACCCGCTGGTAATATCCGTGATGTCCATTTTCAAGTCCATCGAAAGCGGTTATGAACGTGACGCAGTTCTGGATATTGTCCTATCCCCCTATTTCCAGACATTCTCGGACATAGAGCCTTCCGTGGCCAAAAGTCTGGCGCTTTCATCAAAAATCATTGATGGCTCCACCCGGCATTGGATATCCAAGCTGAAAAAGGGAATCGCCAAGTTTAAAGAAGCAGAGCGGGAACCGGCGGAGAGGGCCCGATACGCCATCGAATCCCTGCTCCACAGGCTGGACGATTTACAAAGCCAGAGCCGCGCGGCCCCGTTTCTGGACACGCTGGCGGAGATACTGCATTTCCTCAAGATAAACCCGGAGCCTCCAGATGGCATGCCAATGGCCGAGCGGGTCCGGTTCCGGGACTACAACGCCCACGCCCAGTTGCTGGAAATATTGCGGGAAGCCAGGCTGGCGGTGGAATCGCTGAACGCGCAAAACGCGCCGCTGGGGTTTTTGGCCCTGCGGAACCTTTTCACGGAGCAGGTGGAAAGCCGTTATGTTCCCGAACCGGGCGCGGCAAACCAGAACCGGGTGGCTACGCTGAACCCGCACGATATTGTGGGAAGCCGCTACCAGGTGGTGTTCGCGCTTGGTCTTACGGAAGGGGAGTTCCCTGCATTTCCGCAAGTGTCCTCGCTACTCAACGAAGATGAACGGATGCGGTTCAACGCCATTCACGCCGAGGTTATCAAAAAACATGACCCTGCCATTGTGAAAGGCCGACGGGTGTTCGACCGGTGGGCGGAAAAGTGGCAGGAACAGTCGCTCCTGTTTTTCCAGACGGCCCGTTGCGCCGGAAAACGGCTGTGCCTTTCATTCAGCGAATTCGAGCTAAATGGCGAGCCGTTGCTAAAATCACAATTCATTGAAGACTCGCTGGAGGCCCTATACCCCGCGTTATCTCCGGAGGATCGGGAGAAACATATTTTCCACGCCGCCGCCAGGGCGATGGATGATGCGTATGATGAAACCCCTCCTGACGAGGAAGAGACCACAGCCCGGCTTATCCATCGCCTGTTTAATCCTGATGCTGATCATGAAAAGCTTGCAGGCATACTTTCAAGCTTCGCCATGGACGATAACCGGTGGAGCAAGCTGGTAACGTTGCTGGGGATTTCCTCCATCGAGTGGGAGCGGGACCGTTATTTCGCAAGCTCCGGGCAATCGAAGGGCGTGGAGCAGATAACCCCGTTCAATGGGCTTCTGGTTGGTTGCGAAGATATTTTCGCCCAATTTATGGAGCGCGGCAGGGAAAGAAGATACACACCAACGGACTTGGAAAAATACGGCCAGTGCCCTTTCAGGTTCTTCGCCTCACGGGCGCTGGGGCTGGAACCGGTGGAGGAGCCAGCCGAGGAGCTGGACGCGAAAAGCGCCGGGAACCTTATGCACCTCATTCTTGAAAATTTCTATTCAAAACGCATAGCATTTGGGCCAACACCCCTGACAGGCTCTGAAGATGAACTGAACAACCTGTTGGAATCGGCGGAAGAAGTTTTCCGCCGGTTTGAGGAGGAGGACAACACCGGCGACCCCGCGGTGTGGCGTATAGAAATTAGAAGGACCATCCACTTACTTCGACATATATTCCGCATAGAGGCGGAGGAGCAGAAGGCCAGTGGATTTTATCCCGTGGCGGTGGAAGCGCCGTTTGATATAAAGAGCAGGGACAAGCGGAAAAAGCTATATCCACCTTTGGCGTTCCAAATATCCAAACTGGGCGAGAGGCTGTTATGCGGAATCATAGACCGGATAGACATCAACCGGCAAAAGAATGAGTTGAGGGTCATTGATTATAAGAACAGCTCCAACAAAACAAAATACAGGAAGCTGGTAAAACGGGAAGAGATGGGAGCGACATCGTTCCAACAGCCTGTTTATATGATGCTGGCAAAACGGTTCACGCTGGGACGGGGACACCTGACTGGAGCGCCCAAAGCGCAAGGCGGATACAGGCTTCTTAAAGCCAAAGCGCTCAAGGACTCTTTTGTGATGGCGGACACGGCGGATGACGGCGTTTTTTTAAACGAGCCGGGTGCCGTTAATCCTCAAGAGTCCCCGAAAACTTTCATATCCATATTGTCCGGCGTTGTGGAAAAAATCGAATCCGGCGTTTTCCCTGTCAGCCCCAGGGATTGTGAATTTTGCGAATTCCCCGGCCTGTGCCGTTTCACAAAAGCGTTTGTCGAGGAGCAGGAAGAGGAATGA
- a CDS encoding TIGR00730 family Rossman fold protein, which yields MGVKSVCVFCGSSTAAPEWAMDLAERVGRGLAEKGVHLVYGGASIGMMGAMANAALANGGRVTGVIPKNLMLDEVVHESLTHLVVTEDMHSRKKAMFGISDALVCLPGGLGTLEETLEMMTWKYLGIHIKPVIIVNHKGFYDHLLKQFERCGQDGLLRPGLEKLWKTCQDEEALFALMGL from the coding sequence ATGGGGGTAAAATCGGTTTGCGTGTTCTGCGGCTCCAGCACGGCGGCGCCGGAATGGGCCATGGATCTGGCGGAGCGGGTGGGGCGCGGCCTGGCGGAAAAAGGGGTCCATCTGGTTTACGGCGGGGCCAGCATAGGCATGATGGGGGCCATGGCCAACGCGGCGCTGGCGAACGGAGGGCGCGTGACCGGCGTTATTCCAAAAAACCTGATGCTGGACGAAGTGGTCCACGAGAGCCTTACCCATCTTGTAGTGACGGAAGACATGCATAGCCGGAAAAAAGCCATGTTCGGGATTTCCGACGCTCTGGTGTGCCTGCCCGGCGGGCTTGGCACACTGGAGGAGACGCTGGAGATGATGACCTGGAAATATCTCGGCATCCACATCAAGCCGGTGATAATAGTGAACCATAAGGGTTTTTATGACCATCTGTTAAAACAGTTCGAGCGGTGCGGGCAGGACGGGCTTTTGCGGCCGGGGCTGGAGAAATTGTGGAAGACCTGCCAGGACGAAGAAGCGCTTTTCGCGCTCATGGGGTTATAA
- a CDS encoding type II toxin-antitoxin system HicB family antitoxin produces MKYYAFEIVIEKEDEDEGYSAYSPTLPGCFSDGKTIEEAKRDIRQAIEQHIASLLANAQAIPQNERLVHVEELTVGVPE; encoded by the coding sequence ATGAAATACTACGCTTTTGAGATAGTCATCGAAAAAGAGGATGAAGATGAAGGCTATTCCGCGTATAGCCCCACATTACCGGGGTGTTTTAGCGACGGAAAGACGATTGAAGAAGCGAAACGCGATATCCGGCAGGCAATTGAACAACATATAGCTTCTTTACTGGCGAATGCCCAGGCAATCCCACAAAACGAGCGTCTGGTACATGTGGAAGAGTTAACGGTAGGCGTTCCTGAATGA
- a CDS encoding CoA activase has translation MGARADEFVFLGLDIGSVAVKGAAVDPNNCIVASFYQRSHGQPVKTSITVLSSLLEALEGRSVGGLGVTGTAGELIASLAGGLFTNEVIAQAKTVTTLYPHIRTLVEMGGEDSKLLIFKEGDNGAGLEDFSMNNLCAAGTGSFLDQQASRMGYSIAEEFGMLALKSKHPPRIAGRCSVFAKSDMIHLQQIGTPDYDIIAGLCYAVARSFKSNVGRGKDFKKPVAFFGGVAANAGVVKALSEEIGVEMDEIFIPEEHAVTGAIGAALTVMESAEKPGFTGVSGLSSYQATRDAAKGFMKPLTGEKNDESYNTAVRKLAGQERAGCFIGIDIGSLSTNVVAIDEDMNVLARRYIRTQSRPIQAVTRGLLEIGEEIGEKVKVLGVGTTGSGRYMIGDFAGADVVRNEITAQATASIHFCPDVDTLFEIGGQDSKYVAMENGAVVDFEMNKVCAAGTGSFIEEQAEKLGLNIEKEFASTAFGAQTPGKFGDRCTVFIESDLVSNQQKGMNKEDLAAGLAYSIVSNYLNRVVGDRRIGEHILFQGGVAWNKAVVAAFESVTGKKITVPPHHDVTGAIGVAIMARKWRDKNGSNIPSRFLGFDLRDRKYKVSTFECKACDNVCDVSRVRFEGEQAHYYGTRCELFEGDKKKKKENTLPDLFSERDQMLFGDYLTQKKAERKGTATIGIPRSLYFYEHFPFWRAFWENLGFDLVLSGRTNQNVIADAIEHVKAETCFPVKVVHGHVVDLVNKGVDYVFLPSTITVNTENSKFSNSHTCPMVQAMPYIIKSAMDLKKGKVELLEPAVHFQRGLDFVAKELSDTLGAKFNLPYRKIRQAVEQGQKAQKGFYDAIKQRGREVIESVKASGGKPVVIISRPYNGCDSGINMDLPRKLREMGKVAIPIDFLDITEKNVAATNPDMYWRSGQRMMAAADLIRRDPAMDAIFITNFKCGPDSFIQYHVKEKLGGKPCLTLEIDEHSADAGAITRCEAFFDSLENVDTVKFSLTNTHHQQGATLACGAPSGNGDGNANVESNGRRNGNNGHQRTLYLPYMCDHGYALAAALRGSGLSAEMLPVSDQDSLDIGLKYASGKECIPFTITTGDIIKKATEPGFNPEKSAFFMPTTQGPCRFGQYQSVQKMFLTELGMPQVPLLSPDSDNGYGEMGGLGTKFRRDTWRGVVAVDILQKLLHETRPYEQRKGETDGVYQQCLDGVVDALEKDSARLFDYMWEIRDRFKSIPRIQVRKPIIGIVGEIYLRSHNFGNRDIIRRIEELGGEVWLAPIGEWVLYCTNRYVENSKKDKKYLDLFKGYMQDRVQKKDEHRLYEPFHGSLVNGEDAATAEILRNASPYMDATFEGEAILSIGKAVEYAEKGLSGVVNVMPFSCMPGTIVAALSKKVRDDWNNIPWLNLDYDGIEETGAQTRLEAFMYQAGRYRSRLVESLV, from the coding sequence ATGGGCGCTAGAGCAGACGAGTTTGTGTTCCTGGGCCTTGATATAGGCTCTGTGGCCGTTAAAGGCGCGGCGGTTGACCCAAACAACTGCATCGTGGCCAGTTTTTATCAAAGGTCCCACGGCCAGCCTGTTAAAACATCCATTACTGTGCTTTCAAGCCTGCTAGAGGCTTTAGAAGGCCGTTCTGTCGGCGGATTGGGCGTTACCGGAACCGCAGGGGAGCTTATCGCCTCCCTTGCTGGCGGATTGTTCACGAACGAGGTAATAGCCCAGGCTAAAACCGTTACCACCCTTTATCCCCACATACGCACCCTGGTGGAAATGGGTGGTGAGGATTCTAAACTCCTTATATTCAAGGAAGGGGACAACGGCGCGGGGTTGGAGGATTTTTCAATGAACAACCTCTGCGCCGCCGGCACCGGCAGTTTTCTGGACCAGCAGGCCAGCAGGATGGGGTACAGCATCGCCGAGGAGTTCGGCATGCTGGCGCTTAAATCGAAACACCCGCCCCGGATAGCCGGGCGCTGTTCCGTGTTCGCCAAGTCGGACATGATACATCTCCAGCAGATAGGCACGCCCGATTACGACATAATCGCCGGGTTGTGCTACGCCGTGGCCCGTTCGTTTAAGAGCAACGTGGGCCGGGGGAAGGATTTCAAGAAACCCGTGGCGTTTTTCGGCGGCGTGGCGGCCAACGCCGGGGTTGTAAAAGCCCTGTCGGAGGAGATCGGCGTGGAGATGGACGAAATCTTCATCCCGGAGGAGCACGCCGTAACCGGAGCTATCGGCGCGGCGCTCACGGTGATGGAATCGGCGGAGAAACCCGGGTTCACTGGGGTTTCGGGCTTATCCAGCTATCAAGCCACGAGGGACGCGGCCAAAGGGTTCATGAAACCGTTGACCGGCGAGAAGAACGATGAAAGCTACAACACCGCCGTGCGCAAACTTGCGGGGCAAGAGCGCGCCGGTTGTTTCATCGGCATAGACATAGGGTCGCTTTCCACAAACGTGGTGGCGATTGACGAGGACATGAACGTCCTCGCCCGCAGATACATCCGCACCCAGTCGCGCCCCATTCAGGCGGTCACCCGGGGGCTTCTGGAGATAGGGGAGGAGATTGGCGAAAAGGTAAAGGTGCTGGGGGTTGGGACAACCGGGTCTGGCCGGTACATGATAGGCGATTTCGCCGGGGCGGACGTGGTGCGGAACGAGATCACCGCCCAGGCCACCGCTTCGATACATTTCTGCCCGGATGTGGACACCCTGTTCGAGATTGGCGGGCAGGACAGCAAATACGTGGCCATGGAAAACGGCGCCGTGGTGGATTTCGAGATGAACAAGGTTTGCGCCGCTGGCACCGGCTCCTTCATAGAAGAGCAGGCCGAGAAGCTGGGGTTGAACATAGAAAAAGAGTTCGCTTCCACCGCTTTTGGCGCCCAGACCCCCGGCAAGTTCGGTGACCGGTGCACGGTGTTCATAGAGTCCGACCTGGTGAGCAACCAGCAGAAGGGGATGAACAAAGAGGACCTGGCGGCGGGGCTGGCCTATTCCATAGTCTCAAATTACCTCAACCGGGTGGTTGGGGACAGGCGCATTGGAGAGCACATTCTCTTCCAGGGTGGCGTGGCCTGGAACAAGGCTGTGGTGGCGGCGTTCGAGAGCGTAACCGGCAAAAAGATAACCGTGCCGCCCCATCATGACGTTACCGGGGCCATAGGCGTGGCGATAATGGCCAGGAAATGGCGGGATAAAAATGGCTCCAACATCCCGTCCCGGTTCCTCGGGTTCGACCTGCGCGACAGAAAATACAAAGTATCCACCTTCGAGTGCAAGGCGTGCGACAACGTTTGCGACGTGAGCCGCGTGAGGTTTGAGGGGGAACAGGCCCATTATTACGGCACGCGTTGCGAGTTGTTCGAGGGGGACAAGAAGAAAAAGAAAGAAAACACCCTGCCCGACCTTTTCTCCGAGCGGGACCAGATGCTGTTCGGCGATTATTTGACACAGAAGAAGGCGGAGCGCAAAGGGACGGCCACCATAGGCATACCCAGGAGCCTCTATTTTTACGAGCATTTCCCATTCTGGCGGGCGTTTTGGGAGAACCTTGGGTTCGACCTGGTCCTTTCGGGCCGTACCAACCAGAACGTGATAGCCGACGCCATAGAGCATGTGAAGGCTGAAACCTGTTTCCCCGTAAAAGTCGTGCATGGCCACGTGGTGGACCTGGTGAACAAAGGGGTGGATTATGTCTTCCTTCCCTCCACCATCACGGTGAACACGGAAAATTCAAAGTTCTCCAACAGCCACACATGCCCCATGGTCCAGGCCATGCCCTACATCATCAAATCCGCCATGGACCTGAAAAAGGGAAAGGTGGAGTTGTTGGAGCCAGCGGTGCATTTCCAGCGGGGGCTCGATTTCGTAGCCAAAGAGCTTTCGGATACGTTAGGGGCGAAATTCAATTTGCCGTACAGAAAAATCCGTCAAGCGGTGGAGCAGGGGCAAAAGGCGCAAAAGGGGTTTTACGACGCCATTAAACAGCGGGGCAGGGAGGTTATAGAGTCCGTCAAAGCCAGCGGGGGCAAACCAGTGGTGATAATCAGCCGCCCCTACAACGGTTGCGACTCGGGCATAAACATGGACCTGCCGCGCAAACTGAGGGAAATGGGCAAAGTCGCCATACCCATAGATTTTCTGGATATAACCGAAAAAAATGTGGCCGCCACCAATCCGGACATGTATTGGCGCTCAGGCCAGCGGATGATGGCCGCGGCGGACCTTATAAGGCGCGACCCGGCCATGGACGCCATATTTATAACCAATTTCAAATGCGGGCCGGACTCTTTCATCCAGTACCATGTGAAAGAAAAACTGGGGGGCAAACCGTGCCTGACGCTGGAGATAGACGAACATTCGGCGGACGCCGGGGCCATAACCAGGTGCGAAGCGTTTTTCGACAGCCTGGAAAACGTGGACACGGTGAAATTCTCGCTAACCAATACCCATCACCAGCAGGGCGCCACGCTGGCTTGTGGGGCTCCGTCCGGAAACGGCGACGGGAACGCCAATGTTGAAAGCAACGGAAGGCGTAACGGCAATAACGGGCATCAGCGCACATTGTATCTGCCATACATGTGCGACCATGGATACGCGCTGGCGGCGGCGTTGAGGGGTTCCGGGCTTTCAGCGGAAATGTTGCCGGTGTCCGACCAGGACTCCCTGGACATAGGGCTTAAATACGCCTCCGGCAAGGAGTGCATCCCCTTCACCATCACCACGGGCGACATCATAAAGAAAGCCACCGAACCCGGTTTTAATCCGGAAAAGTCCGCTTTTTTCATGCCCACCACCCAGGGGCCGTGCAGGTTTGGGCAGTACCAGTCGGTCCAGAAAATGTTCCTTACGGAACTGGGCATGCCGCAGGTTCCCCTGCTGTCGCCGGATTCGGACAACGGTTATGGCGAAATGGGGGGGCTTGGAACCAAATTCCGGCGGGACACCTGGCGCGGCGTGGTGGCGGTGGACATCCTCCAGAAGCTTTTGCATGAAACCCGCCCTTATGAACAGAGAAAAGGGGAGACTGACGGGGTTTACCAGCAGTGCCTTGACGGCGTTGTGGACGCGCTGGAGAAAGACAGCGCCAGGCTGTTCGACTACATGTGGGAAATCCGTGACCGGTTCAAGAGTATTCCCAGGATCCAGGTTAGAAAGCCTATAATAGGAATTGTCGGGGAGATATACCTTCGCAGTCACAATTTCGGAAACCGGGACATTATCCGCCGCATCGAAGAGCTTGGCGGGGAAGTGTGGCTGGCCCCAATCGGCGAATGGGTTTTGTACTGCACCAACAGGTACGTGGAGAACTCGAAAAAGGACAAAAAATATCTTGACCTGTTTAAGGGATATATGCAGGATAGAGTCCAGAAGAAAGACGAACACCGGTTGTACGAACCTTTCCACGGCTCCCTGGTAAACGGGGAAGACGCGGCTACCGCGGAAATCCTTAGAAACGCTTCTCCGTATATGGACGCCACTTTCGAGGGGGAGGCTATTCTAAGCATCGGCAAGGCTGTGGAATACGCCGAAAAAGGTTTGTCCGGCGTGGTGAACGTGATGCCGTTTTCGTGCATGCCGGGCACTATTGTCGCGGCGCTATCCAAAAAAGTCCGGGACGACTGGAACAACATTCCCTGGCTGAATCTGGATTATGACGGCATAGAGGAGACGGGGGCTCAAACCCGTCTTGAAGCTTTCATGTACCAGGCGGGGCGTTACCGCTCCAGACTGGTGGAGAGTTTGGTGTAA
- a CDS encoding type II toxin-antitoxin system HicA family toxin — translation MYVFLDHEVSLRIGNREAIVTIWSQERKMSVTVPMHTGCDIGRGLALRILKEAGFSVDDFIELR, via the coding sequence TTGTACGTTTTCTTAGATCACGAGGTTTCGTTGAGGATCGGCAATCGGGAAGCCATCGTTACCATCTGGAGCCAGGAGCGCAAGATGTCTGTTACCGTGCCGATGCATACAGGTTGCGACATCGGCAGAGGGCTTGCCTTGCGGATATTAAAGGAAGCGGGATTTTCTGTGGATGATTTTATAGAATTGCGCTGA